Proteins encoded within one genomic window of Eurosta solidaginis isolate ZX-2024a unplaced genomic scaffold, ASM4086904v1 ctg00001085.1, whole genome shotgun sequence:
- the LOC137235806 gene encoding uncharacterized protein — protein MNDQRTDIADIKTILSQQLELLKELKAEILAIKQKMASQDVVIEKLMKRVLPNTSNLTILPFKTIEEIKSADKILSQYSRDELVAYVRTIVGVTPIRKIVSFLFAESTLPFINWDGRHQKFPIKSLKFFNEIVFRAVHGPDMDFSKFDSEMRKGVRSAKNKMSKSKPNQ, from the exons ATGAATGATCAAAGAACAGATATAGCAGACATTAAAACCATTTTGTCTCAGCAGCTTGAACTTCTAAAGGAACTAAAAGCAGAGATATTAGCAATCAAACAAAAGATGGCAAGCCAAGATGTggttatcgaaaaattgatgaagAGAGTCTTAccaaacacatcaaatttaacAATTCTTCCGTTCAAAACGATTGAAGAGATTAAGTCTGCAGACAAAATTTTATCACAGTACTCTCGAGATGAATTG GTCGCATACGTACGCACTATTGTGGGAGTTACTCCAATAAGAAAAATTGTTTCCTTCTTATTTGCTGAATCTACTCTGCCTTTTATTAATTGGGATGGTCGTCACCAAAAATTTCCAATCAAATCGCTAAAGTTTTTCAATGAGATTGTTTTTC GTGCAGTTCATGGTCCCGATatggatttttctaaatttgacagTGAAATGCGAAAGGGGGTCCGATCCGCGAAAAACAAGATGTCTAAAAGCAAACCCAACCAGTAA